A genomic stretch from Poecilia reticulata strain Guanapo linkage group LG20, Guppy_female_1.0+MT, whole genome shotgun sequence includes:
- the prdm14 gene encoding PR domain zinc finger protein 14, whose translation MSVSVSSVPAMLKEKSYQAEMLKGSPVRGFFPSPYPYVDFFPRTHTLLHPLKSLGRLVSDPRASLPLGFHGGTAPFLGHNASGLPYTSQMFPGHVLHPRPEELAAVVTEHAAGPLSSDFSNPSSVPSPSAKSSNNTPPKESLFRPSTVDLSPEKRATSFNFSEEDLFMVLYGYSGGQQSSGGHAISGLTLQENLASDPSISLLDKEALELPEGLIVLQAAWGHTYHCGVFTDKVSIPKGSRFGPFQGKLVNTSEIKTYDDNTLMWEVFENGRLSHFVDGRGASGNWMSLVKCARFPEEQNLIAVQLQGQIFYEACKEVTPGQELLVWYGDCYTQFLGIPLTLKDPREENNNNSASPTEDSGEGFKCDRCGKVFAYKYYRDKHLKYTRCVDQGDRKFPCHLCNRSFEKRDRLRIHILHVHEKHRPHKCSVCGKSFSQSSSLNKHMRVHSGERPYKCVYCNKAFTASSILRTHIRQHSGERPFKCKHCGKAFASHAAHDSHVRRTHARDKPFQCELCGAAFQEEQELKYHETIHKKRPIDTLTVSSSETGLEDHSGLPAKEIQKAQKKPAGQRFPNYTGLTVLNSDYRPWN comes from the exons ATGTCAGTGTCCGTCTCCAGCGTCCCCGCAATGTTGAAGGAGAAAAGCTACCAAGCCGAGATGCTGAAGGGAAGTCCCGTCCGGGGATTCTTCCCCAGCCCCTATCCCTACGTGGACTTCTTCCCCCGGACACACACCCTCCTCCACCCGCTCAAGTCGCTCGGTCGACTGGTGTCGGACCCCCGGGCGTCTCTTCCCCTCGGGTTTCACGGAGGCACGGCTCCGTTCCTCGGTCACAACGCGTCGGGCTTGCCGTACACTAGCCAGATGTTTCCCGGACACGTGCTGCACCCGAGGCCGGAGGAGCTGGCCGCGGTGGTGACGGAGCACGCCGCCGGTCCGCTGTCATCGGACTTCAGCAACCCGTCCAGCGTCCCGTCTCCATCCGCCAAGTCCTCCAACAACACACCGCCCAAGGAGAGCTTGTTTCGGCCGAGCACTGTCGACCTGTCTCCGGAGAAAAGGGCCACATCCTTTAACTTCAGCGAGGAGGACTTGTTCATGGTGCTTTATGGTTACTCTGGGGGCCAGCAGAGCAGCGGGGGCCACGCTATATCGGGACTGACGTTGCAGGAAAACTTAG CTTCTGATCCCTCCATTTCTCTACTGGACAAAGAAGCCCTTGAGCTCCCAGAGG GACTGATTGTCCTCCAGGCTGCGTGGGGACACACTTACCACTGTGGAGTTTTCACAGATAAGGTCAGCATTCCCAAAGGCTCGCGTTTCGGACCTTTCCAAGGAAAACTCGTGAACACCAGTGAGATAAAAACATATGACGACAACACTCTAATGTGGGAG GTGTTTGAGAACGGTCGGCTGAGTCACTTTGTGGACGGCAGAGGCGCTTCTGGAAACTGGATGTCTTTGGTGAAGTGCGCTCGGTTTCCTGAGGAGCAGAACCTGATCGCAGTGCAGCTCCAGGGTCAGATCTTCTACGAGGCCTGCAAGGAGGTCACACCAGGCCAGGAGCTTCTGGTGTGGTACGGAGACTGTTACACACAGTTTCTTGGGATCCCACTCACACTGAAGGACCCCAGAGaggagaacaacaacaacagtgcTTCTCCAACTGAAG ATTCAGGGGAGGGCTTCAAGTGCGACAGATGTGGGAAGGTGTTCGCATATAAATATTACAGAGACAAACACCTGAAATATACACGCTGCGTCGACCAGGGGGACAGGAAGTTTCCCTGTCACCTATGCAACAGATCCTTCGAGAAGAGGGACAGGCTGAGGATCCACATCCTGCATGTGCACGAAAAACACAGACCTCACAAG TGCTCCGTGTGTGGGAAGAGTTTctcccagtcctccagtctTAACAAACATATGCGGGTCCACTCCGGAGAGCGACCGTACAAGTGTGTCTACTGCAACAAG GCCTTTACTGCCTCCAGTATCCTGCGCACGCACATTCGCCAGCACTCCGGAGAGAGGCCCTTCAAATGCAAGCATTGCGGGAAGGCCTTCGCCTCCCACGCCGCCCACGATAGCCACGTCCGCCGGACCCACGCCAGGGACAAGCCGTTCCAGTGCGAGCTGTGCGGGGCTGCTTttcaggaggagcaggagctgAAATATCACGAGACAATCCACAAAa AGAGACCAATCGACACTCTCACTGTTTCTTCTTCGGAAACTGGACTGGAAGACCACTCTGGGCTCCCAGCGAAGGAAATCCAAAAAGCACAGAAGAAACCAGCAGGGCAAAGATTTCCCAATTATACCGGGTTAACAGTTTTAAACTCTGATTATAGACCCTGGAACTAG